One Vallitalea pronyensis genomic region harbors:
- a CDS encoding DJ-1/PfpI family protein — MKTYIFIYEGFAHFEVVITSLIQKSASEIITVGLDHKMVTSIEGFQTVPHVVLSEVDLDQVDLFVIPGGDPHVLGDQEALYTCLRYLDKKKTPIAAICAGPVQFAKAGILKDRNYTTSADIKAYDGFEAGHYMKQGVVVDNHMITAKGSSYVDFAIEIGKVLDVYENEEDLKETINFYKYFQED; from the coding sequence ATGAAAACATACATATTTATCTATGAGGGCTTTGCACATTTTGAAGTGGTAATAACTTCGCTTATACAGAAGTCAGCAAGTGAGATTATAACCGTAGGGTTAGACCATAAGATGGTTACTTCCATAGAAGGATTCCAAACGGTACCTCATGTGGTTCTATCAGAAGTGGATTTAGACCAAGTTGATCTCTTTGTTATTCCTGGTGGTGACCCTCATGTATTAGGTGACCAAGAAGCATTATACACGTGTCTACGTTATTTAGATAAAAAGAAAACACCAATTGCTGCTATATGTGCAGGTCCAGTCCAATTTGCCAAAGCGGGGATACTCAAGGATAGAAACTACACAACAAGTGCAGATATAAAAGCTTATGATGGGTTTGAGGCAGGTCACTATATGAAGCAAGGTGTGGTTGTGGATAACCATATGATTACAGCAAAAGGCTCCAGCTACGTAGACTTTGCTATTGAAATAGGTAAAGTGTTAGATGTATATGAAAACGAAGAAGATCTCAAGGAAACCATTAATTTCTATAAGTATTTTCAAGAGGATTAA
- the metA gene encoding homoserine O-acetyltransferase MetA, producing MPIKVDNNLPAKQVLQQENIFVMGENRAIQQDIRPLQIAILNLMPLKQATETQLLRLLSNTPLQVEITLLHPETHKSKNTSKDHLLSFYTTYREIKEKKYDGMIITGAPVELMDFEDVGYWDELKEIMEWTKYNVTSTFHICWGAQAGLYYHYGINKHALPHKMFGIFNHDVLKPQCKLLRGFDDQFLVPHSRHTGVSVEDIKNHPELDLLSESPEAGVYIAMSKDEKQIFVTGHSEYDTLTLKQEFIRDKNKGLDIKMPKNYFPYDDENQYPHATWRGHAHLIYSNWLNYYVYQQTPYLIDQIGDKQ from the coding sequence ATGCCAATAAAAGTAGATAATAATCTGCCAGCTAAACAAGTACTACAACAAGAAAACATATTTGTCATGGGTGAAAATAGAGCAATACAACAGGATATTCGACCCTTGCAGATTGCCATATTGAATCTCATGCCTCTTAAGCAGGCAACAGAGACCCAATTATTACGTTTATTAAGTAACACACCTTTACAAGTTGAAATCACACTATTACATCCAGAAACTCATAAGTCTAAGAATACATCCAAAGATCATCTGTTAAGTTTTTATACTACTTATCGTGAGATTAAAGAGAAAAAGTATGATGGTATGATTATAACAGGTGCTCCAGTTGAGTTAATGGACTTTGAAGACGTTGGTTATTGGGACGAACTAAAAGAGATTATGGAGTGGACCAAGTATAATGTCACATCTACTTTTCATATTTGTTGGGGGGCTCAAGCGGGTTTATACTATCATTATGGTATTAATAAACATGCACTACCTCATAAGATGTTTGGCATTTTTAATCATGACGTATTAAAGCCTCAATGCAAGTTATTAAGAGGATTTGATGATCAATTTTTAGTTCCACACTCAAGACATACGGGGGTAAGCGTGGAAGATATCAAAAATCACCCTGAGCTGGATTTGTTATCTGAATCACCCGAAGCAGGTGTTTACATTGCCATGTCAAAAGATGAAAAGCAGATTTTTGTTACAGGACATTCGGAGTATGATACATTAACGCTTAAACAGGAGTTTATACGGGATAAAAATAAGGGCTTAGATATTAAGATGCCTAAGAATTATTTTCCCTATGATGATGAAAATCAATACCCTCATGCAACATGGCGAGGACACGCACATCTTATCTATTCCAATTGGCTTAATTATTATGTATATCAACAGACGCCTTATCTAATTGACCAGATTGGTGATAAACAATAA
- a CDS encoding amidase family protein: MPKKTLTEADEYVQHQVEGQGKDYKTEARQYLDFSIFNNSLASLKKDRYTAIGHMVMEKSVTAIQAYVQQGALTYEELTLFYLNRIRAYDDQKLNAVMQLNPDAILIARKQDEQRTQGHLLGPLQGIPIMIKGNIGTGDTMYNTAGAKVLATTACDRDSFLVKKLRAAGAVILGKANMSEWANYMSEVSLNGFSTLGGQTHNPYGNYDVGGSSSGSAVAVACNFATLAIGTETTGSIISPASQNNVVGIKPTVGLWSRDRIIPIAYDLDTAGPITRTVEDAALLLGELAGEDERDAFTKVGTSLIKDYTSFLKEDGLQGMRIGVVTNDVITDYYRTGEQNIIHRVMKELEALGAIVIEVTLDDQALHLERLDVLTYEFKEGVEQYLKDIGDNASIRTMKDITDFNQKDMLNRARFGQELIVRSRDTTIKEHEHLECVAKNVRLASTAIDQSLEDHDLDLLMSLYVNLSGIYAPARYPAITVPAGYREDGEPVGLCLVSSKFREDSLIKAAYAYEQGTKYRQEPHMDI, encoded by the coding sequence ATGCCAAAGAAAACGTTAACAGAAGCAGACGAATATGTACAACATCAGGTTGAAGGACAAGGAAAAGATTATAAAACAGAAGCGAGACAATACCTTGATTTCTCCATATTTAATAATAGCTTAGCATCATTAAAAAAAGACAGGTATACAGCCATTGGTCACATGGTCATGGAGAAAAGTGTAACAGCCATTCAAGCCTATGTTCAACAAGGTGCATTAACCTATGAAGAATTAACATTATTTTACTTAAACCGCATACGAGCATATGATGATCAAAAGTTAAATGCTGTCATGCAGCTGAATCCAGATGCTATTTTGATAGCAAGAAAACAGGATGAACAAAGAACACAAGGACATCTACTTGGTCCCTTACAAGGCATACCCATCATGATAAAGGGTAATATTGGGACGGGAGATACCATGTATAATACAGCAGGTGCAAAGGTATTAGCCACAACGGCATGTGATAGGGATAGCTTTCTGGTTAAGAAATTAAGAGCCGCTGGTGCAGTTATTCTAGGTAAGGCCAATATGAGTGAATGGGCTAACTACATGAGCGAGGTATCTCTAAACGGTTTTTCCACACTAGGCGGGCAAACCCATAACCCATATGGCAATTATGACGTAGGTGGGTCCAGCTCAGGTTCTGCGGTTGCAGTGGCATGTAATTTTGCTACCCTTGCCATAGGTACAGAAACAACGGGCTCCATTATATCACCCGCTAGTCAAAATAATGTAGTGGGTATCAAGCCCACCGTTGGTCTATGGAGTAGAGACCGTATTATTCCCATTGCATATGATTTAGATACAGCTGGTCCAATAACGCGAACCGTAGAAGATGCAGCGCTCTTATTAGGTGAACTGGCTGGTGAAGATGAACGAGACGCTTTTACCAAGGTTGGTACTTCCCTAATCAAAGATTACACATCATTCTTAAAAGAAGATGGTCTTCAGGGTATGCGTATTGGTGTGGTTACCAATGATGTGATAACTGATTATTATCGTACAGGAGAACAGAATATAATCCATCGTGTAATGAAAGAATTAGAAGCTTTGGGCGCAATTGTAATAGAAGTTACATTGGATGACCAAGCCCTTCATTTAGAAAGGCTTGATGTATTAACCTATGAATTTAAGGAAGGTGTTGAACAATATTTAAAAGATATTGGAGATAACGCTTCCATTAGAACAATGAAAGACATTACGGATTTTAATCAAAAAGACATGTTGAATCGAGCAAGATTTGGTCAAGAATTAATTGTAAGGTCCAGAGATACCACTATTAAAGAGCATGAGCATCTAGAATGTGTAGCTAAGAATGTTCGCCTTGCCAGTACAGCTATCGATCAATCACTGGAAGACCATGATCTTGATTTACTCATGTCACTCTATGTGAATCTGTCAGGTATTTATGCTCCAGCCAGGTATCCAGCTATTACAGTACCTGCTGGTTATCGAGAAGATGGGGAACCGGTAGGCTTATGTTTGGTCAGCTCTAAGTTCAGAGAAGACAGCCTAATAAAAGCCGCTTATGCCTATGAACAGGGAACAAAATATCGGCAGGAGCCACATATGGATATTTAG
- a CDS encoding DUF4177 domain-containing protein, with product MYEYKYVQTTLGGFFTEAKHQEVIDKYAKQGWRLVQVLPTNYNGHGKPTHYEVILERKV from the coding sequence ATGTATGAATATAAATATGTACAAACAACACTTGGAGGTTTTTTTACAGAGGCAAAACACCAAGAGGTTATTGATAAATATGCTAAACAGGGTTGGCGTTTAGTACAGGTGTTACCCACCAATTATAATGGGCATGGAAAGCCGACACATTATGAAGTGATTTTAGAACGTAAGGTATAA
- a CDS encoding ABC transporter substrate-binding protein codes for MKKWKQKMSVVSLILILALLLSACGGQSNDSAKDKESSTGSDSSTSQSNKSQSDSEKTEKPVKISIWVAGSGDPAYDKAYRTIFDNYVEKHPNVSYELSYIAWSEYFTKLNTGLIGGSGPDVFMTGYGQFGTIKAMDALLPLNDYLPEDWDGYDDFHENILLAGQDDGQQYAMFYPSTRVFMYRKDIAEQAGLTEADMHVKSLEDILTLADKMTVYDDNDMVLISGLEIDPDQEQTVFTFGSMEDKNLKLWNDDLKAAFNTPGVYSAMNKLIEASKSDAIMLQDPGTSGSGLQLGTASMALMADSFYAVLDDAFPGQIGIIKSDMNTLLIGNYMAANKNSPHKDVAADLLIHMFSKESLKISQDVASFYSGRKSLDESYIGMNPEFEKVVHAYERSHLYSTVPNAKYTAAVRELRTSMDAAFQGGGLQQGLDFAEEQWNKVISE; via the coding sequence ATGAAAAAGTGGAAACAAAAAATGTCAGTGGTATCCTTAATACTTATTCTTGCGTTATTGTTATCTGCATGTGGGGGACAGAGTAATGACAGTGCAAAAGATAAAGAAAGTTCAACAGGTAGTGATAGTTCAACGAGTCAAAGCAACAAAAGTCAATCAGATTCTGAAAAAACTGAGAAGCCTGTAAAGATTTCAATTTGGGTGGCTGGTTCTGGTGATCCTGCTTATGACAAAGCTTATCGCACAATTTTTGACAATTATGTTGAAAAGCACCCAAATGTAAGTTACGAACTAAGCTATATTGCTTGGAGCGAGTATTTTACAAAATTGAACACTGGTTTAATCGGCGGTTCAGGACCCGATGTATTTATGACGGGTTATGGACAATTCGGAACCATCAAAGCAATGGATGCTTTACTTCCATTAAATGATTATTTGCCTGAAGATTGGGACGGTTATGATGACTTTCACGAGAATATATTATTAGCTGGACAAGATGATGGACAACAATACGCTATGTTTTATCCGTCAACAAGAGTTTTTATGTATCGTAAAGATATTGCTGAACAAGCTGGACTTACAGAAGCAGATATGCATGTGAAATCACTTGAAGATATTTTGACTTTGGCAGATAAGATGACTGTTTATGATGACAATGATATGGTACTTATTTCAGGTCTTGAAATTGATCCTGACCAAGAGCAAACGGTATTTACTTTTGGTTCAATGGAAGATAAAAACTTGAAACTTTGGAATGATGACTTAAAGGCAGCATTTAATACACCAGGTGTCTATTCAGCAATGAATAAGTTAATTGAAGCATCTAAAAGTGATGCCATTATGCTTCAGGATCCTGGTACTTCAGGTAGTGGACTGCAGCTTGGTACAGCTTCCATGGCGTTAATGGCTGATAGCTTTTATGCAGTTCTTGATGATGCATTCCCAGGTCAAATCGGTATTATTAAAAGTGATATGAATACGTTACTTATTGGTAATTATATGGCAGCAAACAAAAACTCACCTCATAAAGACGTGGCAGCAGACTTGTTGATTCATATGTTCTCCAAAGAGTCATTGAAGATTTCACAAGATGTGGCTTCTTTTTACTCAGGAAGAAAATCATTGGATGAAAGTTACATTGGTATGAATCCTGAATTTGAAAAGGTTGTACACGCATATGAACGTTCGCACTTGTATTCAACTGTTCCCAATGCGAAATATACTGCAGCAGTTAGAGAATTAAGAACCTCCATGGACGCAGCATTCCAAGGCGGTGGTTTACAACAGGGACTCGATTTTGCTGAAGAACAATGGAACAAAGTTATTAGCGAGTAA
- a CDS encoding carbohydrate ABC transporter permease encodes MKTKKKKNLEKQNIGYLLVAPSFLIYLLFIMIPVVWSVAMSFTDYNLVEANFVGFKNYINLFQDDLFVKGFMNTLRYSAMTIVPTMALGLGLAMLLNKKLKGKGLYRTWFYLPNIFSMVAISMAWIYLYDTRAGILNMALRKFGIGPVQWVSSPGMAMISIAIMSIWIGVGYNMVLNLAGLQSIPEYLYEAASIDGAHGWQKFIYITIPMLAPTTFFIFVMACIRSFQVFGQVLIVTNGGPVNSTTTLAHQIYLNGFEYYKMGYASSQAVVLLVVILTITLVNMRYGKGGETDAN; translated from the coding sequence GTGAAGACGAAAAAGAAAAAAAATCTGGAAAAACAAAACATTGGTTATTTGCTTGTGGCACCCAGTTTTCTCATATATTTGTTATTTATTATGATACCCGTTGTTTGGTCAGTGGCCATGTCCTTTACTGACTACAACTTGGTTGAAGCCAATTTTGTTGGTTTTAAAAATTACATCAACCTTTTTCAAGATGATTTGTTTGTTAAAGGTTTCATGAATACCCTCAGGTATAGTGCAATGACCATTGTTCCAACAATGGCTCTAGGATTAGGATTGGCCATGTTACTGAACAAAAAGCTAAAAGGTAAGGGATTGTATAGAACCTGGTTTTATCTTCCCAATATCTTTTCTATGGTAGCTATATCAATGGCCTGGATATATTTGTATGACACAAGGGCAGGTATTTTAAATATGGCCCTAAGAAAATTTGGTATTGGTCCGGTTCAATGGGTCAGTAGCCCAGGAATGGCTATGATTTCCATTGCAATCATGAGTATTTGGATTGGAGTAGGGTATAACATGGTCCTCAATCTGGCTGGTTTGCAGAGTATTCCTGAGTACCTTTATGAAGCAGCTAGTATTGATGGTGCTCATGGTTGGCAAAAGTTCATTTATATAACGATACCCATGCTTGCCCCAACAACATTTTTCATATTTGTTATGGCTTGCATACGTTCATTCCAGGTATTTGGTCAGGTGTTGATTGTCACCAATGGTGGTCCGGTTAATTCAACAACAACATTGGCTCATCAGATTTACTTGAATGGTTTTGAGTATTATAAAATGGGATATGCTTCATCACAAGCAGTTGTATTACTGGTTGTTATATTGACGATTACCCTTGTTAATATGCGCTATGGAAAAGGTGGGGAAACAGATGCAAACTAA
- a CDS encoding ABC transporter ATP-binding protein, which yields MTVITSHNLTKQYGDKKALDQLTLTINENKIIGIIGRNGAGKTTLLKTCAGYIKPTSGELHVWGQQPFDNLQVLSNVIFIDEEVTYDETLKLKDILALGKIYYARWDEAFAKKLLHYFDLNVKQKYDKLSRGMKTQFNIIMGLSSRSPLTIFDEPTLGLDAAFRKEFYHILLNDYMKHPRTMMISSHMLHEMENLLEEIVLIHDGKLVMHDPIDVFQNYGVMLNGKNDQLLPFVENRQVLHQQPLGLSSIVGIKNDLTEEDLHYLNEHHIDISPMHSEDVCVYLTANGKVGGFDGYQ from the coding sequence ATGACAGTTATTACGAGCCATAACTTAACAAAACAATATGGTGATAAAAAAGCACTTGATCAACTCACATTAACCATAAATGAAAACAAAATCATTGGTATTATTGGTAGAAATGGCGCCGGCAAAACTACTTTATTAAAAACATGTGCTGGTTACATAAAACCTACTAGTGGCGAGCTTCATGTATGGGGACAGCAACCTTTTGATAATCTACAAGTACTTTCAAATGTCATTTTTATAGACGAAGAAGTAACCTATGACGAAACATTAAAATTAAAGGATATATTAGCACTTGGTAAAATCTATTATGCCAGGTGGGACGAAGCTTTTGCTAAAAAGCTCCTTCACTACTTTGATTTAAATGTTAAACAAAAATATGATAAACTTTCACGAGGGATGAAAACACAGTTTAACATTATCATGGGTCTAAGCAGCCGTTCACCACTGACGATTTTTGATGAACCTACACTTGGGCTAGATGCAGCCTTTCGTAAAGAATTCTATCACATATTGCTGAATGATTATATGAAACACCCTCGGACCATGATGATTTCTAGTCATATGCTTCATGAAATGGAGAATCTATTAGAGGAAATCGTATTAATCCATGATGGTAAACTGGTTATGCACGACCCCATTGATGTTTTTCAAAATTATGGCGTTATGCTTAATGGCAAAAATGATCAACTGCTACCCTTTGTTGAAAACCGGCAGGTACTTCACCAACAACCATTAGGATTAAGCTCCATTGTGGGTATCAAAAATGACCTAACGGAAGAAGACCTACACTATTTGAATGAACACCATATTGATATCAGTCCCATGCATTCAGAAGATGTATGCGTTTATCTCACTGCAAATGGAAAGGTAGGTGGTTTTGATGGTTATCAGTAA
- a CDS encoding putative signal transducing protein, translating to MSWCLKCNIGYEDHVKKCPSCQGKLVNNPETEKGEDITKLCNVASLQDAHMIKSLLGASNIPVLFKSKGSGEYLQIIAGANYQGFDIYVPVSSLNEAREIMTKADEDIPMEDVENVEADMEAVQLNALDTNVKQRNRLMLYIIFILFIGIPLVSAFIWYIMNMMDNKL from the coding sequence ATGAGTTGGTGTTTGAAATGTAATATTGGATATGAGGATCATGTAAAGAAATGCCCATCATGCCAAGGGAAGCTTGTGAATAATCCTGAAACAGAAAAAGGTGAAGATATTACCAAGTTATGTAATGTTGCATCCTTACAAGACGCACATATGATTAAATCATTACTAGGTGCATCAAATATTCCAGTACTCTTTAAAAGCAAAGGTTCAGGTGAGTACCTTCAAATAATAGCAGGTGCCAACTACCAAGGTTTTGATATTTATGTTCCTGTCAGCTCCCTGAATGAAGCTAGAGAAATTATGACGAAAGCGGATGAAGATATACCAATGGAAGATGTAGAGAATGTAGAAGCAGATATGGAAGCTGTTCAATTGAATGCATTGGATACAAACGTTAAACAAAGAAATCGATTAATGCTCTACATCATATTCATCCTTTTTATTGGTATTCCCCTTGTTAGTGCTTTTATATGGTATATCATGAATATGATGGACAATAAGCTATAA
- a CDS encoding GNAT family N-acetyltransferase: MVVHKGTQRIETNRLILRRFSKSDAHDMFHNWANDEDVTRFLTWEPHKTIEVTETILDTWTQGYTEENYYMWAIVPKDYGKVIGSISVGNQSDGNDHCEIGYCISKAYWGQGITTEAFQAVIQYLMHTVGYERIQAIHYVENAASGRVMEKAGLTYEGCMRHFHKHEEGHYYDCALYGIIREDL; this comes from the coding sequence ATGGTAGTACATAAAGGTACTCAAAGGATTGAAACAAACCGATTAATACTGAGACGGTTTTCCAAATCAGATGCCCACGATATGTTTCATAACTGGGCCAATGATGAAGATGTGACACGATTTCTAACATGGGAACCTCACAAAACAATTGAGGTAACAGAGACAATTTTAGATACCTGGACTCAAGGTTATACAGAAGAAAACTATTATATGTGGGCGATTGTTCCTAAGGATTATGGGAAAGTGATTGGCAGCATATCCGTAGGTAATCAATCGGATGGGAATGATCATTGTGAAATCGGTTATTGCATTAGTAAGGCGTACTGGGGGCAAGGCATAACCACAGAAGCGTTTCAGGCAGTTATTCAATATCTGATGCATACTGTTGGCTATGAGAGGATACAGGCCATACATTATGTGGAAAATGCTGCTTCAGGAAGGGTCATGGAAAAGGCAGGTTTGACCTATGAAGGATGTATGCGGCATTTTCATAAGCATGAAGAAGGACACTATTATGACTGTGCGTTATATGGTATCATACGAGAAGATTTATAA
- a CDS encoding LacI family DNA-binding transcriptional regulator translates to MINLRKCENMIPTKKVTIYDVAETTGLSIATISRVLNNKGGYSEKTKTRVLDACNKLGFVPNNTAINLASKKTKTIGLSLTTNDYYDNIEDTYTLRFLKGAISSAARYGYDILIESHIASDDSQKQLKLPQKYDGAVFPHLSNSNIQYVEFLLKSGFPTVYAGSLLPDDPKHHNIYAGYKEYKRTVLDMLLESGHKNIIVLENYSYSLGNTNVPLLQEVIKAFIYDNNLPYTACQLVLYDITMPNHLTKQLSNILSSPNRPDAIYAPSTASANMVYTIINKMGYHIPKDISVIGTVHSPNDGESFLPPLSTVFIDAYEMGKDAAKLIIHYIEENDEHPIQKIAYEIKQRESIQNRNE, encoded by the coding sequence ATGATTAACTTACGAAAGTGTGAAAATATGATTCCAACAAAAAAAGTAACCATATATGACGTAGCAGAAACCACCGGACTTTCCATTGCGACGATATCAAGAGTACTCAACAATAAAGGCGGCTATTCAGAAAAAACAAAAACACGTGTACTGGATGCCTGCAACAAGCTTGGGTTTGTTCCAAACAATACGGCTATTAATTTAGCATCAAAGAAGACAAAAACCATTGGGTTATCATTAACTACAAATGATTACTATGATAACATTGAAGATACATATACACTTCGATTTCTTAAAGGAGCAATAAGTTCTGCTGCCAGATACGGCTATGATATCCTTATTGAAAGCCATATTGCCAGTGATGATTCGCAAAAGCAATTAAAACTTCCACAAAAATATGATGGAGCTGTTTTCCCCCATCTAAGTAACTCAAATATTCAGTATGTAGAGTTTTTATTAAAATCTGGATTTCCTACCGTTTATGCAGGTTCTCTATTGCCCGATGATCCTAAACACCACAATATTTATGCCGGCTACAAAGAATATAAACGCACGGTATTAGATATGCTTTTGGAATCTGGTCATAAAAATATCATTGTACTGGAAAACTATTCTTATTCACTAGGAAACACGAATGTCCCTTTGCTACAAGAAGTAATCAAAGCTTTCATCTATGATAACAATCTTCCTTATACAGCTTGTCAACTGGTCCTTTATGATATAACCATGCCAAATCATTTAACCAAGCAGCTGAGCAATATTCTGTCATCACCAAACCGACCTGATGCCATATATGCGCCCAGCACAGCTAGTGCTAATATGGTTTACACGATCATAAATAAAATGGGTTATCATATTCCAAAGGATATTTCTGTTATAGGAACCGTTCATAGCCCCAATGATGGCGAGTCCTTTTTACCTCCTCTCTCCACAGTCTTTATCGATGCTTACGAAATGGGTAAAGATGCTGCTAAACTCATTATTCATTATATAGAGGAAAACGACGAACATCCGATTCAGAAAATCGCTTATGAAATCAAGCAAAGGGAAAGCATACAAAATCGGAATGAATAA
- a CDS encoding carbohydrate ABC transporter permease, whose product MQTNTINQEKKNKERTKKNKLGKKRKEQFQLILTYIILTAWVVVVLIPVIFVILTAFKTDQEISLINFRWLPKSFTNIEAFRQAMQMGNWSRYFANSLFVTTIVVGGSLLFNSIGGFAFARLKFKGRDILFVMILTGLMISPQSVIIPQYMIMRMVPLVGGNNILGQGGTGLLDTYWSLIVPFMAGSFGVFLCKQFYSTFPRSLDDAAKIDGCGPIKTYVYIYVPLSKTILATLTIFKTVATWNDFFYPLIFTTSEKMKTVQLGLQMFKGSAATHYNWLMAATLISVIPTIIVYIFAQKYFVQGVVSSGMKN is encoded by the coding sequence ATGCAAACTAATACAATCAATCAGGAAAAAAAGAATAAAGAGCGTACTAAAAAAAACAAGCTTGGCAAGAAGCGTAAAGAGCAATTTCAGCTGATTTTAACCTATATTATTTTAACAGCGTGGGTTGTTGTCGTTCTGATACCAGTTATTTTTGTGATATTAACTGCATTTAAAACCGACCAAGAAATATCATTGATTAATTTTAGATGGCTTCCAAAAAGCTTTACTAATATTGAAGCCTTTAGACAGGCCATGCAAATGGGGAACTGGTCAAGATATTTTGCCAACAGTTTATTTGTAACAACTATTGTTGTTGGAGGCAGTCTTCTTTTTAATTCAATTGGTGGATTTGCCTTTGCCAGGTTAAAGTTTAAGGGGAGAGATATTCTTTTTGTGATGATCTTAACAGGTCTGATGATTTCACCACAGTCCGTCATCATCCCACAGTATATGATTATGAGAATGGTTCCCTTAGTGGGTGGTAATAACATCCTGGGACAAGGTGGTACAGGGCTTTTAGATACCTATTGGTCTTTAATTGTTCCTTTTATGGCAGGATCATTTGGTGTGTTTTTGTGTAAGCAGTTCTATTCCACATTTCCAAGATCGCTGGATGATGCAGCGAAAATTGATGGTTGTGGACCTATAAAAACGTATGTATACATCTATGTGCCACTATCAAAGACGATATTGGCAACATTGACTATCTTTAAAACAGTGGCAACATGGAATGATTTTTTCTATCCTTTGATATTTACGACTTCAGAGAAAATGAAAACTGTTCAGCTAGGGTTGCAGATGTTTAAAGGAAGTGCAGCAACTCACTATAACTGGTTGATGGCAGCTACATTAATCTCGGTTATTCCGACGATTATTGTTTATATATTTGCACAGAAGTACTTTGTTCAAGGTGTTGTTTCATCAGGGATGAAGAATTAA
- a CDS encoding GntR family transcriptional regulator encodes MKLSHDSIKPIYIQIAEGIEDDILDDILLENKQAYSQYHIAKQFNINPATAAKGINMLVHEGILYKKRGMGMHVSEGAKEMIQVKRKENFYSTMLKSLLIEAKKIGISKEEILDRINQMIDAQ; translated from the coding sequence ATGAAGTTATCACACGATAGCATAAAGCCAATCTACATTCAAATTGCAGAAGGTATTGAAGATGATATCCTCGATGATATCCTATTGGAAAATAAACAAGCTTACTCACAATATCATATTGCGAAGCAATTTAACATTAATCCAGCTACTGCTGCAAAGGGTATTAATATGCTTGTTCATGAGGGAATTTTATATAAGAAAAGAGGGATGGGTATGCATGTATCAGAAGGCGCAAAAGAAATGATACAGGTAAAAAGAAAAGAAAATTTTTATTCCACCATGTTAAAAAGTCTGCTGATTGAAGCTAAGAAAATAGGCATTAGTAAAGAAGAAATCTTAGATCGTATTAATCAAATGATAGATGCTCAATAA